In Chrysiogenes arsenatis DSM 11915, the sequence GAAAGTTCGGCGGGCATTTTTCGAGCATGTTCTTGCAAAGAGAAGCGCTGCAAGAGGCTCCATGCGCGTTCATTAGCCTCTTGGGGCTTTTGCTTATGCACCTTAATGAGTGGTAACGTAATGTTTTCCAGTGCACTTAAATGGCTGAAAAGATTAAACTCTTGAAACACCATCCCGACCTGACAGCGGTACTGACGAAGTTCCTCTTCACGAGTGCATAACGTAACGCCATCAATACTGATTTCGCCAGCAGTTGGCAGAAGTAGACCTGCTAACATTCGCAATAATGAGCTTTTTCCCCCTCCAGATGGCCCAACTATCACAAGGCATCCAAAGTCAGGTGAGATAAAGTCGATTGGCCCAACAACAGTTTTGGAGCCGTATTGCATACAAAGCTGACGAAGCTCAAGTTGCATACGCAAACCTTTTTTCCAATTGGCGACTCCATAATGAAATAGGCAAAGTGAGTGCCAAATATCCGAGCGCTAAAGGGAGATAACTTTCCAACGTACTAAACGTAAAAGCATTTACCTCTTGAGCATTGAGCGTAAATTCGCTTATGGCAATGACAGATAAAAGCGATGAATCTTTAATGAGCGAAGCAAACTGCCCTGTTAGGGGTGGCAAAATGCGGCGTAGCACTTGTGGCATAATAATGTATCGATACATTTGGTACGTCGTAAAACCGAGTGAACGTGCCGATTCAATTTGTGATTGACCGATACTTTCAATGCCAGCACGAATTATTTCTGAAATATACGCTCCGCTGAAAAGCGCCAAAATGAAGACCCCAGCGATATAGCGATTTTGCAACCCAAAGGCATCCGCTACCACATAAAAAAAGATCAAAATCTGTACCAGAAGTGGTGTGCCACGAATAATTTCAACGATCATCCGTCCACATTGTCGCATAATAATCAAAGGACTGCGCTGTGCAGCTGCGAGCAGAAAGCCAAGACACATACTTGCAAGCAAACTCGCGAAACTCATAAGGAGCGTTACGCGCCAACCATGCCAGAATTTTTGCCGATACTCATACAACACCATCCAGTTCCATTCGTAGTGCAGAGCATGAAAGGCATACGCAAAAAAAAGCGAGGTGATGAGCAACAGGAGGCAAAAATTACCTCCCTGCACATACCATGAGGTTGGCCTATGCGGCGAGCACAAAAAAAAGCGAGTGAGATTTTTCAAAAATAAAACCCATACCCAAGCGCTTTAAAGGCTTTTTTCTGTTCGGCAAGGTAGGTATCGCCAAGTGCTTCAAAGAGACCACTGTGCTGCAAATGAGCGAGAGCATGGTTGATGGCTGCCAATAACTCCTCATTCCCTTTTTTCACCCCAATAGCCCACTGTTCTTGCTGGAAAGGCTTTAAAATTGCCCGCGTTGTTTCTTTATTGCGCTGCCAATGAGAATAAATTGACATTTGGTCATAGAC encodes:
- a CDS encoding amino acid ABC transporter ATP-binding protein produces the protein MQLELRQLCMQYGSKTVVGPIDFISPDFGCLVIVGPSGGGKSSLLRMLAGLLLPTAGEISIDGVTLCTREEELRQYRCQVGMVFQEFNLFSHLSALENITLPLIKVHKQKPQEANERAWSLLQRFSLQEHARKMPAELSGGQKQRIAIARALAIEPRFFLFDEPTSALDPLMTTEVLDMIMQLRQTGQTIIIASHHMGFTRHVGDYCLYLEEGQIAEWGSAKAFFDTPQTASLQNFLQKVLRY
- a CDS encoding amino acid ABC transporter permease, which encodes MVLYEYRQKFWHGWRVTLLMSFASLLASMCLGFLLAAAQRSPLIIMRQCGRMIVEIIRGTPLLVQILIFFYVVADAFGLQNRYIAGVFILALFSGAYISEIIRAGIESIGQSQIESARSLGFTTYQMYRYIIMPQVLRRILPPLTGQFASLIKDSSLLSVIAISEFTLNAQEVNAFTFSTLESYLPLALGYLALTLPISLWSRQLEKRFAYAT